In one window of Candidatus Scalindua sp. DNA:
- a CDS encoding sigma 54-interacting transcriptional regulator, translating to MEKWNKVINSHVVKIFRNIARDWWGLDTHFYVEFGNCQFNDSQIQNPLCSLIHSNKKAAEGCIVFRTHNLKASNGSQKTFVCKHCENMKIFSVPLIVMGNCFGYLVCSGMQLQLTNDQREESIRRMTSLGLSKTEVLNRYDKIRISDSHTEEYVLRLMKMVAKDVSSFCETLFNEDNIIKKQTLLIDRRRNGKYKGIIGISMSMEKIFDKLDLIEYSESPVLILGETGTGKELIATAVHYNSIRKDKAFVIQNCSSFSDTILSSELFGHEKGAFTGAVTEKKGLFEMADGGTLFLDEIGDLSIDVQGKLLRVLENGTFYRVGGVKEREVDVRVITATNKDLSEMVEAGLFRRDLLFRINTLRIVLPPLRRRREDIEPLFFSFLEYYTDKKNIGGKRLSPDLIKIINEHDWPGNVRELKNTVESLVTMSRRSPTLEPEHLYLEATKAVFKEPSISGDNESKKLQDVISTADKEMTGFMLQKEKWNKTRAARELGISRASLNRRIEKYNIYKKAIS from the coding sequence ATGGAAAAATGGAATAAGGTAATTAATTCTCATGTTGTAAAGATATTTAGAAATATTGCCCGTGATTGGTGGGGGCTTGATACCCATTTTTACGTTGAATTTGGCAACTGCCAATTTAATGATTCCCAAATACAAAATCCTCTCTGTTCCTTAATCCATTCAAATAAAAAAGCAGCAGAAGGGTGTATTGTATTTCGAACACATAATCTCAAGGCATCAAATGGGTCTCAAAAAACCTTTGTGTGCAAACATTGCGAAAACATGAAGATTTTTTCTGTTCCATTAATTGTAATGGGTAATTGTTTTGGTTATTTGGTGTGTTCCGGGATGCAACTTCAATTAACAAATGATCAAAGAGAAGAAAGTATAAGAAGAATGACAAGTCTTGGTCTTTCTAAAACTGAGGTACTGAATCGATATGATAAAATACGGATATCTGATAGTCACACGGAAGAGTATGTACTTCGTCTTATGAAAATGGTTGCAAAAGATGTCTCATCTTTTTGTGAAACTTTGTTTAATGAGGATAATATAATAAAGAAACAGACACTCCTTATTGATAGGAGGCGTAACGGAAAATATAAAGGCATAATTGGTATAAGCATGTCGATGGAAAAGATCTTTGATAAATTGGATCTGATTGAGTACTCCGAAAGTCCGGTTTTGATTTTAGGAGAAACTGGAACAGGCAAAGAGCTCATAGCGACTGCTGTACATTATAACAGTATTCGCAAAGATAAGGCATTTGTTATACAGAATTGCTCTTCGTTCAGTGATACGATCTTGAGTTCAGAGTTATTTGGACACGAAAAAGGTGCTTTTACCGGTGCTGTGACGGAGAAAAAAGGGCTGTTTGAAATGGCTGATGGTGGTACCTTGTTCCTCGATGAAATAGGGGATTTAAGTATCGATGTACAAGGTAAGCTATTGAGAGTGCTTGAAAACGGAACTTTTTACAGGGTAGGAGGTGTTAAGGAAAGGGAGGTAGATGTAAGGGTTATCACTGCAACTAATAAGGATTTATCAGAGATGGTAGAAGCGGGATTATTCCGGAGAGATCTCCTCTTTCGAATTAACACTCTTCGAATTGTATTGCCTCCGCTAAGAAGGAGGAGAGAAGATATCGAGCCTCTTTTCTTTAGTTTTTTAGAATATTATACGGATAAAAAAAATATTGGGGGGAAAAGGCTGAGTCCGGACCTGATCAAAATAATTAATGAACATGATTGGCCGGGTAATGTTCGGGAACTTAAAAATACGGTAGAAAGCCTGGTTACCATGTCAAGAAGGAGTCCGACTCTCGAACCCGAACACCTTTACTTGGAAGCGACAAAAGCGGTTTTTAAGGAACCATCTATAAGCGGCGATAACGAGAGTAAAAAACTCCAAGATGTTATAAGTACTGCTGATAAGGAAATGACTGGGTTTATGCTTCAAAAGGAGAAATGGAACAAAACCAGAGCTGCTAGAGAATTGGGAATCAGCCGTGCAAGCTTGAACCGTAGGATTGAAAAATACAATATCTATAAAAAAGCAATTTCGTAA
- a CDS encoding PIN domain-containing protein has translation MGLIVDADIFIDAENDRLDLNDLAAFSHYGEAYISAITLSELLAGVHVAKSPDVRIQRSSFVEGIVAKVPVLNFSEVVARTYAVLYAYFLKPRSKSLGNVHDLQIAAMAITHSFAVLTGNADNFKKIPGLKIETL, from the coding sequence ATGGGATTAATTGTTGATGCGGATATCTTCATTGACGCGGAAAATGATCGGTTAGATCTGAATGATCTGGCAGCTTTTTCCCATTATGGTGAAGCTTATATTTCAGCTATCACTCTTTCAGAATTACTTGCTGGTGTCCATGTAGCCAAGTCCCCTGATGTACGGATACAACGCTCCTCCTTTGTCGAGGGTATTGTCGCCAAGGTGCCTGTTCTCAACTTTTCAGAAGTGGTAGCCAGAACTTATGCCGTGCTATATGCCTATTTTCTGAAGCCACGGAGCAAGTCTCTTGGCAACGTCCATGATCTACAAATTGCAGCGATGGCGATAACCCATAGTTTTGCTGTGCTGACCGGCAACGCCGATAATTTTAAAAAGATACCCGGTCTGAAAATTGAGACTCTATAG
- the msrA gene encoding peptide-methionine (S)-S-oxide reductase MsrA, with translation MNSKYADNKSGETEKATFAGGCFWCMQHPFDELEGVVSTAVGYTGGLKEEPTYEEVCGGETGHTEAIEILYTPSHISYSKLLDVFWRNIDPTTRNRQFADEGTQYRTAIFYHNEEQKRLAEASKSAMEKSGRYEKSIVTEITAATPFYKAEEYHQKYYEKCPLRYKSYKTGSGREHYLEETWKTDP, from the coding sequence ATGAATTCAAAATACGCTGATAATAAGAGCGGGGAGACAGAGAAGGCCACCTTTGCGGGTGGATGTTTCTGGTGTATGCAGCATCCTTTTGATGAATTAGAGGGTGTTGTTTCAACTGCGGTAGGCTATACCGGAGGCCTAAAGGAGGAACCTACTTACGAAGAGGTTTGCGGAGGGGAGACAGGGCACACCGAGGCAATTGAGATTTTATATACCCCTTCACATATTTCCTACTCAAAATTATTAGATGTATTCTGGAGAAACATTGATCCCACAACACGTAACAGACAATTTGCAGATGAGGGAACACAGTACAGAACTGCCATTTTCTATCATAACGAAGAACAGAAACGATTAGCTGAAGCTTCAAAAAGTGCAATGGAAAAGTCAGGCAGGTATGAAAAATCAATCGTTACCGAAATAACAGCTGCAACACCATTTTATAAGGCCGAAGAGTACCACCAGAAATACTACGAAAAATGTCCCCTCAGATACAAGTCATACAAGACCGGTTCGGGTAGAGAACACTATCTGGAGGAGACTTGGAAAACCGACCCATAA
- a CDS encoding cytidine/deoxycytidylate deaminase family protein has translation MNKPLDKRPSWDDYFMEVAHAISKRATCDRGKSGCVIARDRQLIVSGYVGSPTGFPHCDEVGHQIKKITHENGEVTEHCMRTVHAEQNAICQAAKIGVSISGATIYTRMTPCRTCAMLIINCGIKRVVCERKYHEGDASEKMFREVGIEIVYKYHEHQQYTINNNEIKNFST, from the coding sequence ATGAATAAGCCACTTGACAAACGCCCTTCATGGGACGACTACTTTATGGAGGTCGCACATGCAATTTCAAAAAGAGCCACGTGTGACCGTGGGAAAAGCGGATGTGTGATTGCAAGAGACAGACAGCTTATCGTATCAGGATACGTAGGCTCTCCAACAGGCTTCCCGCATTGTGATGAAGTCGGACATCAGATTAAGAAGATAACACACGAGAATGGAGAAGTAACCGAACATTGCATGCGCACGGTTCACGCCGAACAAAATGCTATCTGCCAGGCAGCGAAGATCGGTGTTTCAATCTCAGGTGCCACCATCTACACCAGGATGACTCCATGCAGGACATGTGCAATGCTTATCATAAACTGCGGCATCAAGAGAGTGGTCTGCGAACGGAAATATCATGAGGGGGATGCTTCTGAAAAGATGTTCCGGGAGGTTGGAATAGAGATCGTTTATAAGTACCATGAGCATCAACAGTATACCATAAATAACAATGAGATTAAAAATTTCAGCACTTAG
- a CDS encoding M20/M25/M40 family metallo-hydrolase, whose protein sequence is MEKLSTELQRRLVALTRDLMLIPSDASRPDDISRCFEFVSNHVETLGGITIKKYCHKESPSMVLLPRNVLKPRVLFCAHLDVITHPDTRDYRSHIADGRIYGPGSADMKGPLAILLEIFRNFHTRYDNPSLGLVITSDEEIGGESGIRFLFDEIGLRCDVAMIPDGGSLNEVIVEEKGILHLKIQCSGHSSHAARPWLGDNPLERIVDSVTRLRQDFALSFKQEDDHWHPTCAVTIIRTSNQTLNRIPSEAEATLDIRFPKPYSVNDMKRRVCEVLGEGIDISTVISAEPTHLSPDSEYLKVTESLTGEATTLCREDGGSDARFVGKYDIPVIVSRPVVGELHSREEWIDISTMETFYRIYEAYLKKKLLDGSQAADSST, encoded by the coding sequence ATGGAAAAATTATCAACAGAATTGCAGAGGAGGTTAGTCGCCTTAACAAGAGACTTGATGTTGATTCCAAGTGACGCCTCACGTCCAGATGACATCTCAAGGTGTTTCGAATTTGTGAGCAATCATGTGGAAACGCTGGGGGGTATCACAATAAAAAAATATTGTCATAAAGAATCACCCTCCATGGTTCTCCTTCCCAGAAATGTCTTAAAACCCAGAGTGCTTTTTTGTGCGCATCTTGATGTTATTACTCATCCGGACACCCGGGATTATCGTTCGCATATTGCTGATGGCAGGATTTACGGACCGGGATCAGCTGACATGAAAGGGCCGCTCGCAATCCTTCTTGAGATTTTTCGAAATTTTCACACGAGATACGATAATCCTTCGCTCGGGCTCGTAATTACGTCTGATGAGGAGATAGGGGGAGAATCAGGTATTCGGTTTCTTTTTGACGAGATTGGGCTTCGGTGTGATGTGGCTATGATTCCGGACGGAGGATCTCTGAATGAGGTAATCGTGGAGGAGAAAGGAATTCTTCATCTTAAAATCCAGTGTTCTGGACACTCTTCACATGCCGCCCGCCCATGGCTGGGTGATAATCCTCTGGAACGTATTGTAGATTCGGTAACCCGTCTTCGGCAGGATTTTGCATTGTCTTTTAAACAGGAAGATGATCACTGGCATCCTACTTGTGCCGTGACGATTATACGTACCTCCAACCAGACGTTGAACCGTATTCCATCAGAAGCTGAAGCTACCCTTGATATCCGGTTTCCAAAACCATATTCGGTAAATGATATGAAGAGGCGAGTTTGCGAGGTGCTTGGAGAGGGTATCGACATCAGCACTGTTATCAGTGCCGAACCAACCCATCTTTCACCTGACTCAGAATATCTAAAGGTGACTGAGTCGTTAACGGGCGAAGCGACAACTCTTTGCAGGGAAGACGGGGGGAGTGATGCACGTTTTGTTGGGAAATATGATATTCCTGTTATCGTATCGAGGCCTGTGGTTGGTGAATTACATTCCAGAGAGGAGTGGATTGACATCTCGACAATGGAGACATTTTACCGTATTTATGAGGCCTATCTCAAAAAGAAACTCCTTGACGGTTCTCAGGCTGCAGATTCCTCAACATGA